The Oncorhynchus tshawytscha isolate Ot180627B linkage group LG05, Otsh_v2.0, whole genome shotgun sequence genome includes a window with the following:
- the LOC112251178 gene encoding epoxide hydrolase 4-like has protein sequence MARVLNNLLLFTIRLTLKIRVLGYWSLIYGYCALCTAVALLKLWWSIILRPSATFQWGIRETPPACLNDTSLGTHCYVRIKESGLRFHYVAAGERGKPLMLFLHGFPEFWFSWRHQLREFKSEFRVVAIDMRGYGESDLPSSTESYRFDYLVTDVKDIVEYLGYNRCHLVGHDWGGTIAWLFAIHYPEMVTKLIVLNCPHPSVFSDYALRHPSQLLKSSYFFFFQLSRFPELMLSINDFKALKGLFTSRSTGIGRKGRWLTAEDMEAYLYAFSQPGALTGALNYYRNVFSSLPLSQNDVKSPVLLLWGERDAFLEQEMAEACRVYIRNHFRLNIISGASHWLQQDQPDIVNTLIWTFLKEGEGRKTYRN, from the exons ATGGCGAGAGTGCTCAACAACTTGCTCCTGTTTACAATCAGACTCACGCTGAAGATCCGAGTTTTAGGATATTGGTCGTTGATATACGGTTATTGTGCCCTCTGCACTGCCGTAGCGCTGCTGAAACTTTGGTGGAGCATCATTTTAAGGCCGTCAGCCACCTTTCAGTGGGGAATTCGCGAAACTCCCCCTGCTTGCTTGAATGACACGTCCTTGGGAACCCACTGTTACGTTAGAATAAAG GAGTCTGGTCTGAGGTTTCACTATGTcgctgctggagagagagggaaaccgcTCATGCTGTTTTTGCATGGCTTCCCAGAGTTCTG GTTTTCCTGGCGCCACCAGCTGCGTGAGTTTAAGAGTGAGTTCCGTGTGGTGGCCATTGACATGCGAGGTTATGGGGAGTCCGACTTGCCGTCATCCACAGAGAGCTACCGCTTTGATTACCTGGTCACAGACGTCAAGGACATTGTCGAATACCTAG gTTACAACAGATGTCACCTGGTCGGCCATGATTGGGGAGGAACCATCGCCTGGCTGTTCGCCATCCACTACCCCGAGATGGTCACCAAACTCATCGTCCTAAACTGCCCCCATCCATCTGTCTTCAGTG ATTATGCCCTGCGTCATCCAAGTCAGCTGCTCAAGTCCagctacttcttcttcttccagCTGTCTCGCTTCCCAGAGCTCATGCTCTCCATCAATGATTTCAAG GCACTGAAAGGTCTGTTCACCAGCCGTAGTACAGGGATTGGGAGGAAGGGTCGATGGCTCACTGCAGAGGACATGGAGGCCTATCTCTACGCCTTCTCCCAGCCAGGGGCCCTCACCGGGGCCCTCAACTACTACAGGAATGTCTTCAG TTCCCTCCCACTCAGCCAGAATGATGTCAAGTCCCCGGTGTTGTTGTTGTGGGGTGAGAGAGATGCCTTCCTGGAGCAGGAAATGGCTGAGGCGTGCCGTGTCTACATCAGGAATCACTTCCGACTCAACATCATCTCCGGGGCCAGCCACTGGCTACAGCAGGACCAGCCTGACATCGTCAACACACTCATATGGACCTTCCTCAAAGAGGGAGAGGGCCGCAAAACCTACAGGAACTGA